From the genome of Pseudobacteriovorax antillogorgiicola, one region includes:
- a CDS encoding head decoration protein: protein MSYKFDPHYKEIASWEPDHFLGRQFPVRMPAEVIIEKGQNLAEGSILGKKPNGKYVLSAKSVTQEDGTEAPVDDGSEIPSRILSCPVDARASDMKAVAYRTGSYIKSGLTIGEGHTLDDMEEGLELRNIYFEEDTD from the coding sequence ATGAGCTATAAGTTTGATCCCCACTATAAAGAAATCGCAAGCTGGGAACCCGACCATTTTCTAGGTCGACAGTTTCCGGTCCGTATGCCGGCCGAAGTCATCATCGAAAAGGGCCAGAACCTAGCTGAAGGCTCAATCCTTGGCAAAAAGCCAAACGGCAAGTATGTGCTCTCCGCGAAATCTGTGACCCAAGAGGATGGCACCGAAGCACCGGTCGATGACGGTAGCGAGATTCCAAGCAGGATACTTTCCTGCCCCGTTGATGCAAGAGCAAGTGATATGAAGGCTGTGGCCTATCGGACAGGCTCATACATCAAAAGCGGCCTAACCATTGGTGAAGGTCATACCCTTGACGATATGGAAGAGGGCCTTGAGCTAAGAAATATCTACTTTGAGGAGGACACCGACTAG